GTGAAGTCACCTCTTGTTGTTTGATATGATCCCGATGCCTCGAACACGCACCGGCCCCCGGCATCGGGGCCGGGAGCCGGGTCAAATCCCGTTGAAACTCAGCGCTTGACGGCGTCGCGGACCTTGTCCTTCGCTTCGCCGACCTTGCTCTGAACCTTGCCGGCGGCCTGATCGGCCTTGCCTTCGGCCACGGTCCGGTCATTGCCGGTCACCTTGCCGACGGCTTCCTTGATATTGCCTTTGACCTGCTTGGCCGCGCCGTCGATACGATTATGGTCAACCATTGTTCCGCTCC
This sequence is a window from Acidiphilium acidophilum. Protein-coding genes within it:
- a CDS encoding CsbD family protein — protein: MVDHNRIDGAAKQVKGNIKEAVGKVTGNDRTVAEGKADQAAGKVQSKVGEAKDKVRDAVKR